A single genomic interval of Hyphomicrobium methylovorum harbors:
- a CDS encoding patatin-like phospholipase family protein codes for MLRAKLCVSLLMVATLCLAGCAATIPRNGISDASLAATAEIPDMSGVRFWADEVPKDPIAEIRRRTSHLPPIARDARSVGGRKIIETLALSGGGSDGAFGAGVLAGWTKRGDRPEFEVVTGVSAGAIIAPFAFLGPSEDQKLHTIWTQYKQNEVITTQFLPALFGGPALADTAPLEALIAQYVDRPFVDRIAREYKRGRILMVLTTNLDAQRPVVWNMGEIALDRSDRAIELFRKVILASAAIPAAFPPVKIEVVAGGKIYDELHVDGGTTNEVFILPVHAPLKAFDALYPEPPIRRFYVIKNGKASPEQSVVQPTTLQIASRSISTLIKSQNQSELYRIYRITRDGGADFNFMSVPASFNYTTKEIYDPQYQAALYAEGVAEGRKGIWLKSPPGQTPINAAAPQKKMAPAVKPMPMPKPDTPQAKQLPAKSKKVATIAEDHSAID; via the coding sequence GTGTTGCGGGCGAAGCTCTGCGTCAGCCTTTTGATGGTTGCAACGCTATGCCTTGCTGGCTGTGCGGCAACGATCCCGCGCAATGGCATCTCCGACGCCAGTCTCGCAGCGACGGCCGAAATTCCCGATATGTCCGGCGTTCGCTTCTGGGCGGACGAAGTCCCGAAGGATCCGATTGCCGAGATCCGGCGCAGAACCAGCCATCTCCCACCAATCGCGCGTGACGCCCGTAGCGTCGGCGGCCGCAAAATCATCGAAACACTTGCGCTCTCCGGAGGCGGGTCGGACGGCGCGTTCGGTGCCGGCGTTCTCGCGGGCTGGACGAAGCGCGGCGACCGGCCGGAATTTGAAGTCGTTACCGGCGTCAGCGCCGGCGCCATCATCGCGCCATTTGCATTCCTCGGTCCGTCCGAAGATCAAAAGCTGCACACCATCTGGACGCAGTATAAGCAGAACGAGGTTATCACCACTCAGTTCTTGCCCGCGCTGTTCGGAGGACCGGCCCTTGCCGACACCGCGCCGCTCGAAGCGCTCATCGCTCAATACGTCGACCGCCCGTTCGTTGATCGCATCGCGCGTGAATACAAGCGCGGCCGCATTCTCATGGTGCTGACGACGAATCTTGATGCGCAGCGTCCCGTCGTCTGGAACATGGGCGAAATCGCACTCGATCGATCAGATCGCGCGATCGAACTTTTCCGCAAAGTGATCCTTGCGTCCGCCGCCATTCCGGCCGCCTTCCCGCCGGTCAAGATCGAGGTCGTTGCGGGCGGCAAAATCTACGACGAACTGCACGTCGATGGCGGCACGACGAATGAAGTCTTCATTTTGCCGGTGCACGCACCGCTAAAGGCGTTCGATGCGCTCTATCCCGAGCCGCCCATTCGCCGTTTCTACGTCATCAAAAATGGCAAGGCATCGCCTGAGCAGTCCGTCGTCCAACCGACAACATTACAGATCGCATCCCGCTCCATTTCGACGCTTATCAAGAGCCAGAACCAGAGCGAACTCTATCGCATCTACCGCATCACGCGTGACGGTGGTGCCGATTTCAACTTCATGTCGGTGCCTGCGTCGTTCAATTATACGACCAAAGAAATCTACGATCCGCAGTATCAAGCAGCGCTCTATGCCGAAGGCGTCGCTGAGGGGCGCAAGGGAATTTGGCTGAAATCGCCGCCAGGCCAAACTCCGATCAACGCGGCAGCGCCCCAAAAGAAAATGGCACCGGCCGTAAAGCCGATGCCGATGCCCAAACCCGACACGCCGCAAGCCAAACAGCTACCGGCGAAATCAAAGAAGGTCGCAACGATCGCTGAAGATCACTCCGCGATCGATTAG
- a CDS encoding cyclic nucleotide-binding and patatin-like phospholipase domain-containing protein: MSSQPFSLASVSTFNGLDPNALLRLEQQLEPILVRRGDYVVREGETADALYVVISGRFAVEIASHREPITEISHGATIGEIAFFAGGTRTATVRAIRDGVLVRLTRDDFLAISEMSPAIWSTISAALAERLSAATQRMHRPGATATPAENRPTPRTIAVVGTRSGVIPPAFLASLIQVAATTPGTLVVTSSTLAEALGRTPRDDYDLTDALNDLERRYPRIIFIADAERTPWSEKAVRQADELLLVAAPLGDPVGSAVEFGPLEAFALSLHRPASRRLVIIHDRKGIVQGTRHWLALREPAMHHHVALGDPAGVDSLWRFLTGRALGYVACGGGAYCSAHVGIYRAFREAGTPFDIIGGTSGGAAMGAAFAQQLDPNTIDKRIHRMFIEGRAMSRYTLPRYSLLDHAHFDMRLENEYGTTRIEDLWIPYFAVSTDLSASEVVIHRQGSLWQAIRASAAIPGLLPPFYTADGRTLVDGSVIANVPIEAMHALKRGPNIVTSFQNCARESAPVDYATLPRRRELLWRMFNPMAANPLPRAPSAATVLVRSMMSNRGGFERHIGPEDWLLVPPTPENMGALDWRRHSEVMEMAYQYARSELAQRPA, from the coding sequence ATGTCGTCTCAGCCGTTTTCACTCGCGAGCGTATCGACCTTCAACGGGCTGGACCCAAATGCCCTGCTGCGGCTCGAGCAGCAGCTAGAACCCATTCTCGTCCGGCGCGGTGACTATGTCGTGCGCGAAGGCGAAACGGCAGACGCGTTGTATGTCGTTATCTCCGGCCGCTTCGCCGTCGAAATAGCATCGCACCGCGAACCGATTACTGAGATCTCCCACGGCGCCACCATCGGAGAGATCGCCTTCTTTGCGGGTGGCACCCGCACGGCCACCGTGCGCGCGATAAGAGACGGCGTGCTCGTGCGCCTGACGCGAGACGATTTCCTCGCCATTTCCGAAATGTCCCCCGCGATCTGGAGCACGATATCCGCCGCACTGGCTGAACGTCTCTCCGCCGCGACCCAGCGCATGCATCGACCGGGCGCGACCGCAACCCCAGCCGAGAACCGACCCACTCCCCGCACGATTGCAGTTGTCGGAACTCGCTCCGGCGTCATTCCCCCAGCATTCCTCGCGAGCCTTATTCAAGTCGCGGCGACGACGCCAGGCACCCTCGTTGTCACCAGCAGCACACTCGCCGAAGCCCTCGGCCGCACGCCGCGCGACGACTACGATCTCACCGATGCGCTCAATGACCTGGAACGCCGTTATCCGCGTATCATTTTCATAGCTGATGCCGAACGCACCCCTTGGAGCGAGAAGGCCGTCCGCCAGGCAGATGAACTCTTGCTCGTTGCCGCACCACTCGGCGACCCCGTTGGCTCGGCAGTCGAGTTTGGCCCCCTCGAAGCATTCGCGTTATCGCTGCATCGGCCAGCATCGCGACGCCTCGTCATCATTCATGACAGAAAGGGCATCGTCCAAGGCACGCGTCACTGGCTGGCACTGCGCGAACCGGCAATGCACCACCACGTCGCGTTGGGCGATCCGGCAGGGGTCGACAGTCTCTGGCGTTTTCTCACCGGACGCGCACTCGGATACGTCGCCTGCGGTGGAGGTGCATACTGCTCAGCGCACGTTGGTATCTATCGCGCCTTCCGCGAAGCGGGCACGCCTTTCGACATCATCGGCGGAACGTCAGGCGGCGCGGCGATGGGTGCAGCGTTTGCCCAACAGCTCGATCCAAACACGATCGATAAACGCATCCATCGCATGTTCATCGAAGGGCGCGCGATGAGCCGCTACACGCTCCCCCGCTATAGCCTGCTCGATCATGCACATTTCGACATGCGCCTCGAAAATGAGTATGGCACGACCCGCATCGAGGACCTTTGGATACCGTATTTCGCCGTCTCGACAGACCTCTCCGCGTCCGAGGTCGTCATCCACCGCCAAGGCAGCCTCTGGCAGGCGATCCGCGCCAGCGCAGCAATTCCCGGCCTGCTCCCGCCATTTTACACTGCCGATGGTCGAACACTGGTCGACGGCTCGGTGATCGCCAACGTACCGATCGAAGCCATGCACGCGCTGAAGCGCGGCCCCAATATCGTGACCAGCTTTCAGAATTGCGCGCGGGAGTCGGCACCCGTGGATTACGCCACCCTGCCCCGCCGCCGCGAACTTCTCTGGCGGATGTTCAATCCCATGGCGGCCAATCCACTGCCGCGGGCGCCCTCGGCCGCCACTGTGCTCGTTCGGAGCATGATGTCCAATCGCGGCGGTTTCGAACGTCATATTGGCCCGGAAGACTGGCTCCTCGTCCCGCCAACGCCTGAAAATATGGGCGCTTTGGACTGGCGGCGGCACTCCGAGGTTATGGAAATGGCCTACCAATACGCGCGGTCGGAACTGGCGCAACGCCCCGCCTAG
- a CDS encoding superoxide dismutase, with translation MTLKLPDLPYSYDALAPFMSAETLEFHHDKHHLAYVDNGNKLLAGSKYEGQSLEDIVKNAYADKNAGLINNVGQHWNHLHFWQWMKKGGGGKKLPGSIQKLVDGYGGFDKVRTDFIEAGKGQFGSGWAWLAIKDGKLEVQKTPNGENPLMHGSKPILGVDVWEHSYYIDYRNARPKYLEAWFDNLVNWEHVEELAG, from the coding sequence ATGACGTTGAAACTTCCCGACCTGCCCTATTCATATGACGCCTTGGCGCCGTTCATGTCTGCAGAAACGCTCGAATTCCACCATGACAAGCACCACTTGGCGTACGTCGACAACGGCAACAAGCTGCTTGCCGGTTCGAAATACGAAGGCCAATCCCTCGAAGATATCGTCAAAAATGCTTATGCCGATAAGAACGCAGGCCTGATCAATAATGTCGGCCAGCACTGGAACCATCTGCATTTCTGGCAATGGATGAAAAAGGGCGGCGGCGGCAAGAAGCTTCCGGGCAGCATCCAGAAACTCGTCGACGGCTACGGCGGATTCGACAAAGTTCGCACCGATTTCATTGAGGCTGGCAAAGGCCAGTTCGGCTCGGGTTGGGCTTGGCTCGCGATCAAGGACGGCAAGCTCGAAGTTCAGAAAACGCCGAACGGCGAAAACCCCCTCATGCACGGATCAAAGCCGATCCTCGGCGTCGATGTGTGGGAACACAGCTATTACATCGACTATCGCAATGCTCGGCCGAAATACCTCGAAGCCTGGTTCGATAACCTTGTGAACTGGGAACACGTCGAAGAGCTCGCCGGCTAA
- a CDS encoding H-NS family nucleoid-associated regulatory protein: MAGINVDKMSLKELVDLEAKVKKAIASARDRERSDLKKKMADLAETHGFSVSELFGAPRGKSAGRTKSVGVAKYANPENRADTWTGRGRKPNWLVERLRKGAKLNDFAI; encoded by the coding sequence ATGGCTGGGATCAATGTCGACAAGATGTCTCTCAAGGAGCTCGTCGATCTTGAAGCGAAAGTAAAAAAAGCAATTGCTTCGGCGCGTGACCGCGAGCGGTCCGATCTCAAGAAGAAAATGGCCGATTTGGCTGAAACGCACGGATTCTCGGTATCGGAATTGTTCGGCGCGCCGCGTGGTAAATCCGCTGGCCGTACGAAGTCGGTCGGTGTCGCGAAATACGCCAATCCGGAAAATCGCGCAGATACCTGGACGGGTCGCGGCCGCAAGCCGAATTGGCTTGTCGAGCGCTTGAGGAAGGGCGCCAAGCTCAACGATTTCGCGATCTGA
- the groES gene encoding co-chaperone GroES, with the protein MTFRPLHDRVVVKRIEEDAKTKGGIIIPDTAKEKPQQGEVVAVGPGARDEAGKVHALDVKVGDRVLFGKWSGSEVKIDGQDLLIMKESDILGVLAAPAKAKAAA; encoded by the coding sequence ATGACGTTCCGTCCCCTCCACGATCGCGTGGTTGTTAAGCGCATCGAGGAAGATGCGAAGACGAAAGGCGGGATCATCATCCCCGATACCGCCAAGGAAAAGCCGCAGCAGGGCGAAGTCGTCGCCGTTGGCCCCGGCGCACGTGACGAAGCGGGCAAGGTGCACGCTCTCGACGTTAAGGTCGGTGACCGCGTGTTGTTCGGCAAGTGGTCGGGCAGCGAAGTGAAGATCGACGGTCAGGATCTCCTGATCATGAAGGAGAGCGACATTCTCGGCGTTCTCGCAGCTCCGGCGAAGGCCAAAGCTGCCGCCTAA
- the groL gene encoding chaperonin GroEL (60 kDa chaperone family; promotes refolding of misfolded polypeptides especially under stressful conditions; forms two stacked rings of heptamers to form a barrel-shaped 14mer; ends can be capped by GroES; misfolded proteins enter the barrel where they are refolded when GroES binds), with the protein MAAKDVKFSQDARERMLRGVDILANAVKVTLGPKGRNVVIEKSFGAPRITKDGVTVAKEIELEDKFENMGAQMLREVASKTADLAGDGTTTATVLAQAIVREGAKSVAAGANPMDLKRGVDLAVQAVIDDLKTNSKKVTKDQIGQVGTISANGDEVVGKKIAEAMEKVGSEGVITVEESKTLDFELDVVEGMQFDRGYLSPYFITNADKMIAELESPYILIHEKKLSGLQAMLPVLEAVVQSGKPLLIIAEDVEGEALATLVVNKLRGGLKVAAVKAPGFGDRRKAMLEDIAVLTGGTVISEDLGIKLETVTLEMLGRAKKVTIDKENTTVVDGSGKKADIEARVKQIKAQIEETTSDYDREKLQERLAKLAGGVAVIKVGGATEVEVKERKDRVDDALHATRAAVEEGIVPGGGVALLRAVKALESLKPENDDQKVGINIVRKALQAPARQISANAGEDGSVIVGKILENTSYAFGYNAQSHQYGDLYKQGVIDPTKVVRCALQDAASVAGLLITTEAMIADVPKKEGGHSHAAPGGMGGMGGMDF; encoded by the coding sequence ATGGCAGCTAAAGACGTCAAGTTTTCGCAAGATGCCCGCGAGCGTATGCTTCGCGGCGTCGACATTCTTGCCAACGCAGTAAAGGTGACGCTCGGTCCGAAGGGCCGTAACGTTGTCATCGAAAAGTCGTTCGGTGCTCCGCGCATCACGAAGGACGGCGTGACGGTTGCGAAGGAAATCGAGCTCGAAGACAAGTTCGAGAATATGGGCGCGCAGATGCTGCGCGAAGTTGCTTCGAAGACCGCCGACCTCGCAGGCGACGGCACGACGACGGCGACCGTTCTGGCCCAGGCAATCGTTCGCGAAGGCGCGAAGTCGGTTGCTGCCGGTGCGAACCCGATGGACCTGAAGCGCGGCGTTGACCTTGCTGTTCAGGCCGTCATCGACGACCTCAAGACGAACTCCAAGAAAGTTACGAAAGACCAGATCGGCCAGGTTGGCACGATCTCGGCGAACGGCGACGAAGTCGTTGGCAAGAAGATTGCCGAAGCGATGGAAAAGGTCGGTTCGGAAGGCGTCATCACGGTTGAAGAATCCAAGACGCTCGATTTCGAACTCGATGTCGTTGAAGGCATGCAGTTCGATCGCGGCTATCTCTCGCCGTACTTCATTACCAACGCCGACAAGATGATCGCTGAACTCGAAAGCCCCTACATTCTCATTCATGAGAAGAAGCTCTCGGGTCTGCAGGCAATGCTTCCGGTTCTGGAAGCCGTTGTTCAGTCGGGCAAGCCGCTCCTCATCATCGCTGAAGACGTCGAAGGCGAAGCTCTTGCTACGCTCGTCGTCAACAAGCTGCGTGGCGGCCTCAAGGTTGCTGCTGTCAAGGCTCCGGGCTTCGGCGATCGCCGCAAGGCCATGCTTGAAGACATCGCAGTTCTGACGGGCGGCACCGTGATCTCGGAAGATCTCGGCATCAAGCTCGAGACGGTAACGCTCGAGATGCTCGGCCGCGCCAAGAAGGTGACGATCGACAAGGAAAACACGACTGTTGTCGATGGTTCGGGCAAGAAGGCCGACATCGAAGCACGCGTGAAGCAGATCAAGGCGCAGATCGAGGAAACGACCTCGGACTACGACCGTGAGAAGCTCCAGGAACGTCTCGCGAAGCTTGCTGGCGGCGTTGCTGTCATCAAGGTCGGCGGTGCGACTGAAGTCGAAGTCAAGGAACGTAAGGATCGCGTCGACGACGCGCTGCACGCAACGCGCGCGGCCGTTGAAGAAGGCATCGTTCCCGGCGGCGGCGTTGCGCTTCTCCGTGCAGTGAAGGCTCTCGAAAGCCTGAAGCCTGAGAACGACGACCAGAAGGTCGGCATCAACATCGTTCGCAAGGCGCTGCAGGCTCCGGCTCGTCAGATCTCGGCCAACGCCGGTGAAGATGGCTCGGTGATCGTCGGCAAGATCCTCGAGAACACGTCGTATGCCTTCGGCTACAACGCTCAGTCGCACCAGTATGGCGATCTCTACAAGCAGGGCGTCATCGACCCGACTAAGGTTGTGCGTTGCGCGCTGCAGGACGCAGCTTCGGTTGCTGGTCTGTTGATCACGACGGAAGCGATGATCGCCGACGTGCCGAAGAAGGAAGGCGGCCATTCGCACGCTGCTCCTGGCGGCATGGGCGGAATGGGCGGCATGGACTTCTAA